The genomic segment TATATGATAAATTTAAAGGTGGAATTAACCACCTTTAAATTATTCTAGTGTAAAAAGAATGTTTTTGTCGTCTTGATAAGACAAGATATCAAATTTATCGTTATTTAAAATCAAGGCTCTAGCATTAGCTATCTCACTTGGGAAAGATATAGTTTTTACAACTTCTTGATTTTTTAAGTCAATCAATAAAATAATGTTGTGTTGCTTACTTAGAGCATAAAGTAAACCATCTTTATATACCATAGATGTTATATATAAATCACCTAATGTTTTGTCTTGTTTTAAATTAGCATTAGGAGTAAATTCAGCAGACAGTACTCTATCTTTTGTTGAGATTTTAGATATAACAAATTTATTTTTGTCTTTGTTGTTAGGAACAGTTGCGGTGTATAGATAATCACCATCTGTTGCCATACTTGCTATATGATGAAACTTAGCTCTTACAGTATTTATCCTACCTCTTCCTAAGCCATCGCCTTGACCTTCAAATTTATCATTTCCTTTGATAAAATCAGCATATTGCAAAAATTTATCAGCGTTTGGATTTTTTGCAAATCTTAAGAATGATTTGTTTGAACCCATTAGTATAAATTTATCTTGCATATATGGAACAATGCCTATGATAGGATCTACTGTAGCTGAGAAATATGGATCTAACTCAAACTCATCATTTATCTCAAACTCATCATTCATAAAAAATACATTAAATTTTGAACTACCAACATACTCATTATTTATATAATTTAGTGAGTTTAAAGGTGCTTTGATGCTCAAATCTTTTTGGCTAACTATACTTAAAGTTTCATCTATTTTAGTCGGTGCATTTTCTGGGTTATTATCAAATTTTATACCTAATTTTTCACTTGCTGGTGCAAAAGCATAATCAGGGTTTCTTACATCACGTTTTCCTAAGAAAGATATGTTTTTCCAAAAACTACCCCAGCCACTTTTATCCCATACTATGTATTTTTTGTCAAAAGTAAATCTAACAGGATCTCCTTGACCATGATATGGCGGTATACCTGTGCTGACAAAAGCTTGAAATACGTTTGAAGCTATGATAACTGAAACAATTATAAACATCGCGCTTGTAGCTTTTGTGAATTTTCTAGTTTTTTCGCCATTTAATTCTTTTTCAAAAGAGTCAAATCTAGGTGCAAAGAAAAAGATAACACCAAGCATCAAAACAACAACCCAAAAGACTATCTCAGCCCAAAAATAAGTATGTATCCCAAAAATAGGCAATCCAAAACCTTGATCCAAGTCTCTTTCTGCGTGATTTCCAAAGTGTGCAAATGACTGCCATATAGCAAATGCTGTCATCACTAATAGAGTTGCTAAGTATTTGCCTTTTAAGCCATATCTAACTATAAATAGAGCCATTACGCCTATGAAAATCATAGCCTCTCTTTGTCCCCAGCAAAGTATGCAAGGACTATCACCTAATACATATCCGAAGTAAAAATTTGCTATACCTACAGGCAGGGCTATTATCAAAAATCCTGCTAAGCACATTAATGAATAAAAAAACTTTGTTTTGTTTAAATCGTTCATATTTTTACTTCCTTATAGGTTTATATGGGTAAGAAGATTTGTTGATTTGTCACCCATGTATAAAAAGATCATAAGTAGCCAAGATGCTACAACTAATGTAAACGCAAGTTTTTCTTTTTCTGGTTTTGCGATTATTATTATCATCGCTATTAAAACCATTAAAAGTTCTAAAAACTCCATTGTTTCTCCTTCTTTATTAAATTTTTATAGGTAATTTAAGATACATATTATAATTAATAAAGCTTAAATTATCGGCATATTGTAAATTAAACATTAAGTGTAAAAATTTATTATTTTAATTTTTTAAAAATTTAATATCAATTTTAACTCTTTTTTGATATTCTGATATTTCAATTTATTCAAAGGAGAAAAAATGGCAGTAAAAATTACAGATATTTGTATAAGCTGTGGTTCTTGTATAGATGAATGCCCAGTTGAGGCTATAGTAGATGATAGTTCAAACCCAGATGGATTAGATGCATACTATGTATATGCAGATAAATGTGTTGAGTGTGTTGGACACAATGATGAGCCAGCTTGTGCTAATGCCTGTCCAACCGATGGTTGTATAGTATGGGATGCTCCATATGCTGGACAACCATCACGCGATGAGATAGGTGCTGAGCTTAGAGATGGAACTACTCCGGTTGTAGGCTAACCCTAAAAATAGGCTCTTTTGTGAGCCTATTTTGTTTTTTAAGTTTTTTTTGATATAATTTGCGATTTCTAAAATAACCCAAATTAAGCTAATGAAGGAAATACATGCAAAGAACACTTTCTATAATAAAACCAGATGCCGTAAAAAAGGGTGTTATTGGTAAGATTATTGATAGATTTGAGACAAATGGCTTAAGAGTTGTGGCTATAAAGAGATTGTTGCTTAGTGATTATGATGCAAAGACCTTTTATGCTATACATAAAGAAAGACCTTTTTTTGGTGAACTTGTTGAGTTTATGACAAGTGGCCCAGTTGTTGTTATGGTTCTTGAAGGCGATAATGCTGTGTCTCAAAATAGAGAGCTTATGGGTGCAACAAATCCAAAAGAGGCAAAGCCTGGTACTATAAGGGCTGATTTTGCGGATAGTATAGATGCAAATGCTGTTCATGGAAGCGATAGCTTAGAAAATGCTAAAAATGAAATAAGCTTTTTCTTTTCAGATAGAGAAATTTTCTAAGGATTTTTTAGTATGAAAATAAATTTCCTAAAAATTTCAAACAATGACTTTCCTTTTGCTTTGGATAGTAATGGTTTAAAATTTTTTGGAAATCTAAGAAAAGCAGATAAAAATCTAGTCTTATGCGATGCCAAAATGACCGGCAAAACAGATGTTTTGTGCGATAGATGTGGCAAGGAAATGACTTTGGACCTAGATGAAGATATAAAAATTTTCATCAGTGATGGAGTTTATAGCGATGAGGGCGATGATTTGGTGGATGTTATTGAATTTTTTAATAACGAAATAGACTTAGATGAGGTTTTTGAAAGCGAATTACAAGCTTACAAAAGCGATTATTTTTATTGTAATGAATGTGAAAATTTATAAAGGAGAATAACAATGGCAGTACCTAAGAGAAGAGTTAGTCACACACGTGCAGCAAAGCGTAGAACTCATTATAAAGTGACACTTCCTATACCTGTAAAAGATAAAGACGGGTCTTGGAAGATGCCTCACCGTATAAATAAGACAACAGGCGAATACTAATATGATACGCATTGCTATTGATGCTATGGGCGGAGATTTTGGTCCTGAACCCATAGTTGCTGGTGTTGTTGAGGCTTTAAAAGAAGTCAGTTTTTCGGCAATACTTGTAGGAGATAGCAATGCACTAAAACATCTCATACCATCTAAATTTCAAAAATTTGTCCATTTTGTAGAAGCTAGCGAAGTTATTTCTATGTCTGATTCTGCTACCGATGCTTTAAAACGTAAAGATAGTAGTATATATATAGCTGTAGAAATGCTTAGAAACAAAGAAGTTGATGCTGTTGTGTCAGCAGGGCATAGCGGTGCTACTATGAGCCTTGCAACTCTTAGAGTTGGGAGGATAAAAGGCATAGCTCGTCCAGCCATTGCTACATTAATGCCAAATACAGGAGATAGTACTACACTTGTTTTAGATGTTGGTGCTAATGTTGATTGTAAGGCTGAGAATTTATTTCAATTTGCTATCATGGGCGAAGCTTATGCAAAAGAGATATTAAATAGAAAAAATCCTAGAGTTGGTTTGCTTTCAAATGGAGAAGAAAAATCAAAAGGAAATGAAGTCACAAAAGAGGCTTTCGGCATGCTTTCTCGTATGAAAAGTTTTGTTGGAAATGCAGAGGGAAATCAAGTCTTTGATGGAAGTGTGGATGTTGTTGTTTGTGATGGTTTTATAGGAAATATCTTGTTAAAAACAAGTGAAGGTGTGGCAGATGCCATCGGAAAAATCATAAAAAAACATGCCAAAAAATCACCTTTGGCTATAGCAGGATCTGTTTTAATGAAGAAAGTATTTAGAATACTCAAAAAACAGGTAAGCTATGATGAGTATGGTGGGGCACCGCTTCTTGGTGTAAATGGATGTGTTATAGTAAGTCATGGAAAAAGCAATCCAAAAGCTATAAAAAATGCTATTTTCCAAGCAGTAAATTTTTCTCACTCTCATATAAATAAGCTTATAGAAGAAGAATTAAATAATTTTAAGACATTATCAGATGAATAAAGCCTCTTTACTATCAATAGCCTCTTATGTTCCAGAAAAAGTTTTAACAAACCTAGATCTAGAAAAAATGGTAGATACAAGTGATGAGTGGATCACAAAAAGAACAGGCATAAAAGAGCGTAGAATTGCCAAAGAAGAGGTAACAAGCGATCTTGGAACTAAGGCGGCAGAGGTAGCTATTGCGCGTTCTGGCATAAGCAAGGCTGATATAGATGCAGTTATCTGTGCTACTATCTCACCTGATCATTTTTGCATGCCATCAACGGCTTGCAAGATTGCCTTAAATTTGGGATTGAATGTTGGAGTAACAGCATTTGATATCAGTGCTGCTTGTACTGGATTTATTTATTTATTAGAGCTTGCAAAGTCTTTTGTTCAAAGCGGCATTAAAAAAAATGTTTTAATAGTTGGTGCCGAAAAGCTAAGCTCTATTGTTGATTATGCCGACAGAGGGACTTGTATATTATTTGGCGATGGTGCTGGTGCAGCTGTGGTTGGTGTAAGTAACGATAATGAGATAATAGACACACATACAGCAAGCGATGGAAGATATGGGAATTTGCTTTCAACTCCAGGATGTGGAAGCGTATATCCGGCAAATCAACTAACACTAGAAAAAAAACTTAACTACATACATATGGATGGCAAAGAAGTTTTTAAAGTTGCAGTTCAGACACTTACAAGTGATGTTATAAATATATTGGCTAAAAACAATATAAAAAGTGAAGAAGTTGATTTTTTCATACCTCATCAAGCTAAT from the Campylobacter pinnipediorum subsp. pinnipediorum genome contains:
- a CDS encoding beta-ketoacyl-ACP synthase III; protein product: MNKASLLSIASYVPEKVLTNLDLEKMVDTSDEWITKRTGIKERRIAKEEVTSDLGTKAAEVAIARSGISKADIDAVICATISPDHFCMPSTACKIALNLGLNVGVTAFDISAACTGFIYLLELAKSFVQSGIKKNVLIVGAEKLSSIVDYADRGTCILFGDGAGAAVVGVSNDNEIIDTHTASDGRYGNLLSTPGCGSVYPANQLTLEKKLNYIHMDGKEVFKVAVQTLTSDVINILAKNNIKSEEVDFFIPHQANFRIIDAVKNKLEFKDEQCVLTVHKYGNTSSASIPMAMNDAYEDGRIKNGSLLLLDAFGGGFTWGSALLKFGGKDYKATL
- a CDS encoding dihydroneopterin aldolase, giving the protein MEFLELLMVLIAMIIIIAKPEKEKLAFTLVVASWLLMIFLYMGDKSTNLLTHINL
- the plsX gene encoding phosphate acyltransferase PlsX; amino-acid sequence: MIRIAIDAMGGDFGPEPIVAGVVEALKEVSFSAILVGDSNALKHLIPSKFQKFVHFVEASEVISMSDSATDALKRKDSSIYIAVEMLRNKEVDAVVSAGHSGATMSLATLRVGRIKGIARPAIATLMPNTGDSTTLVLDVGANVDCKAENLFQFAIMGEAYAKEILNRKNPRVGLLSNGEEKSKGNEVTKEAFGMLSRMKSFVGNAEGNQVFDGSVDVVVCDGFIGNILLKTSEGVADAIGKIIKKHAKKSPLAIAGSVLMKKVFRILKKQVSYDEYGGAPLLGVNGCVIVSHGKSNPKAIKNAIFQAVNFSHSHINKLIEEELNNFKTLSDE
- a CDS encoding disulfide bond formation protein B, with product MNDLNKTKFFYSLMCLAGFLIIALPVGIANFYFGYVLGDSPCILCWGQREAMIFIGVMALFIVRYGLKGKYLATLLVMTAFAIWQSFAHFGNHAERDLDQGFGLPIFGIHTYFWAEIVFWVVVLMLGVIFFFAPRFDSFEKELNGEKTRKFTKATSAMFIIVSVIIASNVFQAFVSTGIPPYHGQGDPVRFTFDKKYIVWDKSGWGSFWKNISFLGKRDVRNPDYAFAPASEKLGIKFDNNPENAPTKIDETLSIVSQKDLSIKAPLNSLNYINNEYVGSSKFNVFFMNDEFEINDEFELDPYFSATVDPIIGIVPYMQDKFILMGSNKSFLRFAKNPNADKFLQYADFIKGNDKFEGQGDGLGRGRINTVRAKFHHIASMATDGDYLYTATVPNNKDKNKFVISKISTKDRVLSAEFTPNANLKQDKTLGDLYITSMVYKDGLLYALSKQHNIILLIDLKNQEVVKTISFPSEIANARALILNNDKFDILSYQDDKNILFTLE
- the ndk gene encoding nucleoside-diphosphate kinase; protein product: MQRTLSIIKPDAVKKGVIGKIIDRFETNGLRVVAIKRLLLSDYDAKTFYAIHKERPFFGELVEFMTSGPVVVMVLEGDNAVSQNRELMGATNPKEAKPGTIRADFADSIDANAVHGSDSLENAKNEISFFFSDREIF
- the rpmF gene encoding 50S ribosomal protein L32 codes for the protein MAVPKRRVSHTRAAKRRTHYKVTLPIPVKDKDGSWKMPHRINKTTGEY
- a CDS encoding DUF362 domain-containing protein codes for the protein MAVKITDICISCGSCIDECPVEAIVDDSSNPDGLDAYYVYADKCVECVGHNDEPACANACPTDGCIVWDAPYAGQPSRDEIGAELRDGTTPVVG